The window GCCGGGAGAATTCATAATATGACGGACAAGATGCTTAAGCACGAGAATATTGCTGATCTTATGCCGCTCAATGATGTCTTTCAACAGGACGGAATCAATGTAGCCCTGCAGGACTTCAACGCGAAGGGCGCGATCCAGTTTCTGTATTTCGGGGAAACCGCCGCATTCCAGATAATCCGTTACAGCCTTGCGCAACAGGGAGACTGTAAGCGCCCCGAATGTCTTGGGCCTGCCGGGAAAGAGCTCGTGAAATTTCAGATATTCCGTGAAACTGAAGGGAAAGATTTCTATCGATAGAGAACGCCCCCGCAAACTGGTCGCTATTTCCGAACCGAGCAGCTTCGAGGATGAGCCGGTGATGAAAACCTGAATATCTTCCGTGTCAATCAAGCGCCTTATGAACGTATCCCATAAATCGATCCGCTGTATTTCATCAAAGAAGAAATAAGACCGGCTCTTTCGATTTTCAGGATATTTCCCAAAATAGACATCTAGAATTTCCTGAAAATGATGAATCTTAAACTCAAGCAACCGTTCATCTTCGAAATTAAGGTAGAGGATCTGCTCTTTTTTTATTCCCGAGGCGATCAGTTCCTTTATCTTCTGATAGCAAAACCAGGTTTTGCCCGTTCGCCGCATGCCGATAACGACATCAGCCTTCCCTTCCACCTCAGGAAACTCCCTGTTTCGAGGTACAGTATCCGGCAATTTTCGTTCATGAAAGTCATCAATCAGTTGCGCAATTACTTTTTTCATAGCGAGAATATTATCTCTATTTTAGAGATAATACAATCAGTTCTTATCTTTTTTTTTAAGCATAAATTAGTGGAAACGCATGGCTACAAACTGGCCTCGGCAGGTAAATCCCCAAGAAAATGTTGTTGCATCCACTCTGATCCTTGCAAATCGAAACCCTTTGTTTTAATTCACAAGGATGATTAACAGAATACGTCAAGAAGCTATTGAAAAATCCCTCCGCCAGCATGAATCTGTCCACCCGACAATCAAAAAATATCTCGATATTCTTGAAGATACCTTCATTGTCCGCTAGCTTCAGCCTTATTATCCCAACATAAAAAAGCGCGTTACCAAATCGCCGAAAATTTACATCCGAGATTCAGGATTGCTGCA is drawn from Syntrophus gentianae and contains these coding sequences:
- a CDS encoding ATP-binding protein encodes the protein MKKVIAQLIDDFHERKLPDTVPRNREFPEVEGKADVVIGMRRTGKTWFCYQKIKELIASGIKKEQILYLNFEDERLLEFKIHHFQEILDVYFGKYPENRKSRSYFFFDEIQRIDLWDTFIRRLIDTEDIQVFITGSSSKLLGSEIATSLRGRSLSIEIFPFSFTEYLKFHELFPGRPKTFGALTVSLLRKAVTDYLECGGFPEIQKLDRALRVEVLQGYIDSVLLKDIIERHKISNILVLKHLVRHIMNSPGGPFSVNKFFNTMKSMSIKCTKNSLYEYLDHLTDAFLFYRVPIFSRSEKSRMINPAKIYTIDTGLLNAMTFRNSYNYGPLLETMVFMQLRRGGYEVEYVRTKNGREVDFYARNKISGKTELIQVCWEMSDKKTFESELQGLKSAMDELPISTGTIVTWDDEMIIEDRINVVPIWKWLIENSP